The sequence below is a genomic window from Citricoccus muralis.
GTCAGCGCATCCAGCAGCGCCCGGGACTTCGAGCCGCCGGAGCGGCGCACAGCCGCCGAGTCGATGACCGCGACGCTGCCGCCGGTGTCGTCGACCTGCTCGACCGCCTGCTGCAGCTGGGCATCGAGGACTCGGCGGTCGGAGACGATGATGACCTTGTCGAACACCTTCTCGTTCGACCGGTCGTGCATGCGCGCGAGACGATGCGCGGTCCACGCGATCGTGTTCGTCTTCCCCGACCCGGCAGAGTGCTCGATGAGATACCTACGGCCCGGGCCCTCATCGCCGATCGTGTCGACGAGCTTCCTCACCGCACGCCACTGGTGGTAGCGCGGGAACATCAGCGCCGTCGACCGCGTGATCTTCCCCGTCGCCGGATCTTCGTCCACGTCGGTCTTGAGGAACATCTGCGAACCGAGGACCGACAGGAAGTTCTCCCGCTGCAGCACCTCTTCCCAGAGGTACGACGTGGCCGGACCCGACGGGTTGGCCGGGTTGCCTGCGGCACCGGTGTCGTCGTGGCCGCGGTTGAACGGCAGGAAGTACGTCTTCTCCCCCGCGAGCTTCGTGGTCATGTGCACCTGGTCGTCGTCGACGGCGAAGTGAACCAGCGCGCGGGTACCGAAGCCGAGCAGCGGCTGACCGGCCGGGTCGCGGTCCTTCCGGTACTGCGTGACGGCTGTACGCCACTGCTGCTTGAAGAACGACTTCAACTCACAGGTCGCCACGGGCAGGCCGTTGACGAAGAAGACGAGGTCGATCGACCGCTTGTCGCCTCGCTTGGGCGAGAAGTACACCTGCCGGGCGACACGCAGCCGCACCTTCTCGTACTGCTCGGTCACCGTCTTGTTCAGTGTCGTCGCCGGTTTGAACTGGCACATCCGGAAATGCGCCGTCGCCCCGCGCGTGTGCGAGAACTTTCGGCGCAGCACGTTGAGCGTCCCGCCGCCCGAACTCATCGGAGTGTCCAGCCTGGTGACGAGCCTCGACAGCAACGCCTCACGGTCTGCCTGCTCGGCACCCGTGCCGACACGCACGACCTTCGCGTACTCGTCCGGCTGCGTCTCGCTCAGCCACCACAGCACGTCCTCGGGCCAGATCGCCCGCTCCGCGTCATAGCCGTCATCATTCGGGCTATAGAGCCAGTCGTGCGAGCCGAGGTACTCGGCAATCTCGACCTCGAGCGCTTCCTCGCGGGTGCCGTCTGGTGACGCCATCGTCTTCATCCAGCCTTTCGTGCCGTACGTACGTCGAACTGCCCCGTCACCGCGGCCGTGATCAGCGCTGCGCGACGTTCCTTCGCAAGGGCGATATGTTCCTCAGCCTTTGTGATGAGGGCGTCGATGCGCGAGGTCTGCTGACTGATGTGCTCGATAATCGCGTGCTGCTCGTCGATCGGCGGGCAAGGCAAAACGATCGATCTGACATCGGCAGCTGAGATCTTGAAGGTTCCCACTGTCGTCCGCGCCAACAGCTCGATCTGTGCTCGACTCGTAGGCGTGTCCAATGCCGCGACGAAGAAATCTGGGCGCATGTCGGCAGTCGTTCGGATTCGGATCAAGAGGTCAGGGTAGATGTACTCCTCCTGAGTAAATTCGTTACCAACCATCCCCGCTCGCCCGACCATACTAATGTTGCCATTCCCGCGAACTATGAGCACATCGCCGTAATGGAGGAGAAACTGGGAGACGTCCCTTAGGGAATCCCGGTCAACATACTTCGTGACCTCCTCACTGGCCTTTACTCGACCGTCACGAACAGCGCCGATTGACAGAGAGCGCATGTCGCCGACCCGACCGGCTTCTGGCGAGACTCCGTTGCTTGGACCAAAAGAGAGTAGTCGGCGAGTCGGAACGGCTCGCCAACCGCTCGGCAGAATCGGCAACCAAACGTTTCCAGTTCGTTTGCTTACCCCAATGCCATTGAGCCCGCCGGTGAGCGCACTGTCTCGAACTGCAGATCGTCGTTCCCGCAGCAGCCCGATGAACTCCTCCTGCTTCGCCACGAGCGCGTCGATCTGGGCCGTCTCCTGGTCCAGGTAGTCGGCGATGGCGCGCTGCTCGTCGAGGGGAGGGAGCAGGATCGGCAACGCCATTAGGTCTTTGGGGCCGAGTGAAGATCGAACCCCTGCGCTCCCCAAAAAATTGAAGATGCGTCGCGAATACAGATCATGGAAGTAATAGTGCATGAATCTCGCGTCCACGCCCGGCCCAAGACTAGTCACGATGTAGGCTGGACTGACGAGACCAGTATCGTCCGACAGTCCGACTCGGCTTGTCGCCACATTCATAAGATCAATGAGCTTGAAAACAAGCTGGCCGGGTCGCAGCAACTGATATGAATTGAAATCCGCTGGCTGTAGACCATCTCGGTCATCTTTAGCTCGCGGCAACACCCCGCTCATTGTTAGTGATAGCCGGTCGTAGTCAGCCGCTAGCCCTGCGCCCGGAATTTCCTTGACTACGGACATTACGCGCTTTGCCTTTACCAACGACCAGCGCGCGGGGATCTCCCCCAGCCAAAATGGGAGTTTGTTCATGCTTTCGCTCCTTGAAATCACCCCTCAACCTCCCGAAGCAATCCCAAGATCTCGCCGACGACACGTTCGAGCTCGGCGTCAATCTCGTCCAATGACCGAGGCGGAACATACTCATAGAAATGGCGCGTAAATGGAATCTCGTAGCCGGTCTTCGTCTTCTCCCAGTCGATCCACGCATCGGCGACGTGGGGCTTCACTTCGGCGTCGAAGTAGGCCTGCACTGTGTCCTGGAACGCGCCATGCGTCTTGGGGTGTTCACCCCAGCCGAAGGGGACGTTCTCGGTGTCGCGCAGGTCAGGGTTCGGGTCGAGCTCACCCTTGTTCTTTCCCGACTGGATGCGGCAGTAGTCGGCGGTCTCGTCGTGGACGCCGATCGTCTGCCACAGCTTCTTCCGCTGCGCCGGCGTGAGCCGCACGCCGTGGTCGCCGAGGTGGCGGCCGAGCTCCTTGTCGAACTTCTCGCGGTTCAGGTAGACCTCGTCACCGAACGCTTCGAGCGCCTCGGCGAGCCCGTCGACCTTGGCCAGGGTCTTCTGCTCCGCCACGGCACTGATCGCTTCGGGCGTGCACTGGAAGCGCAGCTGCAGCGGGCGTTCGACCGTGACCGTCCAGTACGCGAAGTCGCGCTTGTGGAACGTCTTCACCGGGACCTCGACGTCGTCCTCGCGCGGGGTGCCGGTGAAGGCCCGCACAATGGCGTCGCGGCGGGCGTCGGGGATCTCCATCCTCTTCGACCCGATCGACTTGCGCAGCTTCGTGCCGAGCTTGGTCGCATCGATGAGTTGGACGGTGTCCTTGCGCTCGGCGGGCTTCGCGTTGGAGAGAATCCACAGATAGGTCGCAATGCCGGTGTTGTAGAACATGTCGTTCGGCAGCGCCACGATCGCCTCGACGAGGTCGTTCTCGAGCATGTGGCCGCGGATCTCCGACGGTCCCGAGCCTGCACCGCCGTTGAAGAGCGGCGAACCGTTTAAGACGATGCCGGCCTTGCCGCCGCGCCCCGTCTCGTCGACGTCGCGCATCTTCGAGGCGACGTGCAGAAGGAAGAGCATTGCCGCGTCGCCGACTGCAGGAAGCCCCGGAGCGAAGCGCCCCTGTCCTCCGCGGGCGTGCTCGGCCTTCACCTGCGACTCGACGGCCTTCCAGTCGGTCCCGAAGGGCGGATTTGAGAGGACGTAGTCGAACTTGCGATCCTCGAACCGGTCCACGACTAGTGTGTCGCCCTGTCGCACGTTGGACGGGTCCTGACCGGTGATCAGCAGGTCGGCTTTGCAGATCGCGTAGGTGCGCTTGTTGATTTCCTGCCCGAACAGCGCCGTCGACGCGTCGGGGCTGAAGCTGCGCAGGTGCTCGTCGGCAACGCTGAGCATGCCTCCGGTGCCGACTGTCGGGTCGTAGATCGACCTGACCGTTCCTCGACCACGAAGTGCATCCGCGTCATCGGCATAGAGGAGATCGACCAGGAGACGAACAACGTCTCGAGGCGTATAGAACTGGCCTGCTCCCTCGTTGGCCGACTCGGCGAAGCGGTAGATGAGGTTCTCGAACAGGTCGCCCATGTCGGCGTTCGACACCGCATGCGGCGACAGGTCGATGCCTTCGAAGTGTCGGGTCACCTGAGAAAGTCGGTCGCGGTTGTCGAGCGTGCCGATGATGTTCTCGAAGTCGAAGGACTTGAACACGTCAAGGTTCGCCGAGAACCCGCCAACGTAGTCGATCAGGTTCTCAGCGAGATTGTCGGGGTCTTGGAGCGCCTTCGTCAGCGTGTAGTCGCTCGTAGTCCAGAATGACAGGCCCGGATTTTCGGCTGTCCGCGTCTTCAGCTTCAAATGCGTGCGCCGCTGCTGCTCCCCTTCGTACTGCGCCACGATCTCGGCCATGACTTCGCGATGCGGGTCCATGACGCATTCGAGGCGGCGAAGCACCGTGAAGGGAAGGATGACTGAGCCGTACTCGGACTCGGAGTACGGGCCGCGCAGAGTGTCGGCGACACTCCACACAAAGCCGGAAAGTGCTGACACGATTGACATTTCTCCTGATAGACAAGACAAACTGACGGACGATCTCAATCCTAACGGCGAGGTGCGTCACACCGACGGAACAGCTCGGCGGTAGCCGTGCAAAGTTTCGGCCCTTAGACCGACCGATTCGCCAGGGACGATGGCTACAGGATCTATGTTGCACTCTGTGCAATTCGTCAAACCACTAAACGCAGTCTGGATGGGCTTGTGTGTGCATTCGGCAGGCTTGTCAACAATGTGGTCGGAGTAGAGACGGAGCCGCCACCCATCAGTTACTGCCCGAACGAACGGTGAGAACGTCGTATCCACCTCTCGGCGGTGCGACGCACGCCGTATGACGGTGTGGACTTACGCGAAGTACTTGTCACGGACATGAGTGGGCGTGGTCAGTTCGTTCAGCAACTGTGCTGACAGGACATCGCGACCGAGGCCGACGGCCGCACCCCGCGATCCATCACCTCCGCCACACCGAGCTCATGGTCGCCGGGTAGCACTGCGCATCCCGCGCCAATCTCGTGGCCCGCTCGGGCCACGCCTCTCAGGTTGCCTAGGTGAACTACCGGCATGCCGACCTCGTAGGGAACTGAAGGAGCGGACGGGCAAGACGTACGATGCTTGGCAGAGCTCTGCACCCTGAGTCGGCGACCTCCCATACGCACCTGATGCCTTCGCACGCATCAAGTGCGTACCATGTAGTCATGTCAGACCTTGGCGAAGTGCTGCGCGCGGCTCGTGGTCGACTCGGAATCGATCAATCCGAGCTCGGGAGGCGCGTTGGCGTAGGCCAGCAGGCAGTCAGTCGCTGGGAGAGCGGAGGAAGTCGGCCTCGCCGTCCATTGGCTGAGAAGTTGGCCAATGCCCTCAACCTGCGCCTCGCGGACATCCTCGAGGCGGCTGGCTACAGTTCCACCCCTTCGGCGGAGACAATGGCAATCCCCGTGCGACCTATGCTGCGCACTTTACCTTTCCACGAGCTGAGTGCGGAGCGCTTTGAGGACGCTTGCGCTGAGGTTCTCGGATACCTACATCCGGAAGGTCACGCATCACGGTTCGGCGGGACTGGTGAGAAGCAAGATGGCATCGATCTTCTCGTCGACGGCGAGCTGAGCGTCAAAGGGCAATGCAAGCGTCATCGTCAATTCGGCCCCAAGCAGGTCCGAGATGCAATCGCTGCGGTCGACGTGCCTGCGGCCATCAACTACCTATTCCTCTCGCGCACAACAGCTTCTGCGGCCGCTCGCAAAGAAATCGCAAAAGTGCCCGCCTGGCAGCTGTGGGATGGCGAGGACCTGTCTCGTTGGGTGCGGTCCAATTTGTTCGTCAACTCGCCGGAATCCGCGATACGCTTCGTCGAGACCTACTTCCCGAACCACCGGGAGTCGTTCCTCGGGGTTCCTGAGCCGAGTTCATGGCAGACCCCAGACCAGTTCTTCGCCACCTTCACTGGAACAAGTGGGTTCAACCACGATTGGGCACTCGTTGGACGCTCGAGTGAACTCGCATCGCTCCGCGACGAGATTGGAAGCGGTGTGGTGCCTGTCTCGGTTCTCGTCGGGCGAGGCGGGATTGGCAAGACGCGGTTGATCCGGGAGGTTGCCGCCGCCCTAGAAGCAGACCATTGGCAAGTGCGGATACTCCCTGCAGGCGCCGTGCCGACAGCTCACGACTACGAGCTTCTCCCCGCCAGCGGCAACTTCCTCATAGTCATCGACGACGCTCACGATCGAAACGACTGCGCGAATGTCGTTGCGCGCATCTGCGACCGGAACGACAGCGCGAAGGTTCTGATCGCGACCCGTCCTTACGGCAGGCCCGAACTTGCTGCCCAGTTCGCACGAATATCCATGCGCCTATCTGACCTCCACACCGTCGAGTTGGGCGACCTGACGCAATCGGCGGCCGTTGAGCTCGCGCAGCAGGCCCTCGGACCAGATAACGAGATCTTGGCCGAGCGTCTTGCCTCTATATCGCGCGACTGTCCGCTCGTCACTACAGTCGGCGGGTTCCTAATCCGCATCAGGTCCCTGGACCCGATGCTGTTGGAGCAGGACGAAGACATCAGGTCAGAGGTCCTCTTGAAATTCAAGGACATTCTTGTTCGAACCAGCGGGGTCGCTGACCCAGAGGCTCGCAGCGAGGTGCTCAGCTGCATCGCTGCGCTCCAACCCTTCCGAATCGGCAATGACGGGTTCAGGGTGGCACTTGAGTCTCTGATCGGCCGGCCGTTCGACCGGCTACTCCCTCACTTGGTCGCTCTTGAGGAATCGGGGGCTCTTCTGCGCCGAGGCGACAGTCTTCGTATCGTGCCCGACCTCTTGGGTGATGTGATCCTCGTCGACGCGGCGATCGACCGCGGCTCGGGCACAGACAGCGGATTTCTTAAGCGCGTATATGAAGCAACGACCGGTGACGCATTGACGAACGCGTTCGTGAACACGGCACGGGTAGACTGGCAGATCGATCGACGAATCGTCCGCCTTAGCGCGCGCTTCTGGGATGCGCTGCTGGCCGAGATCAGCAGCTATGCCAGCGTCGCCGCCTACAGCCAGCTGCTCAGCGTGCTGAAGCGGGTGGCGCAGTATCAGCCGTCGCGCACGATCAAAGCTGTGAACGAAATCCTCCGCCATCCCGTTGAGAGCGACGAGCCGTCTGTAAGCGACGGCTGGCATTGGCATACAACCTGGTCAGATGTTCTCGTAGCTATACCGGACGTGCTCAAACCGACCGCCTACTCCCTCGATCACATCCGTGACGCTTGCGAGATTCTTTGGAAGCTAGCGCAGTCGGATCGACGTGCGACACATCAACACCCCAGCCACCCCCTCCGGGTTCTCCAAGAACTCGCCGGATATGACGTCTCAAAACCAGTAGCATTCAACCGAACAATGCTCGACATGGCGGTCTCATGGTCGGAGGGCACTCCTTCAATCTCGCCACTGTCTCCAATCAAAGCGATCGTTGAGACCGAGGGACATTCCACGACATTCCGCGACCATGCACTGCACTTCCACCCGTTCTCACTAAATCAGGATGTCGTGCGCCCGATTAGGCAGTCAGCAATGGATCTAGCGTTCCGCGAGCTCTGCCACCCTGACACGTGGCGTGGGATAGCGGCTGCGAAGTTCATCGGATCGGCTATCAGGTACCCGCAAGGAGCATTCGGGCGACAGGTGAGCCTCGACGAGCGACACTCTTGGGATGACAATTTCGTGGCAACAGTAGACGGGGTGGCACAAGCTATGTCGAGCGCGGACCTCGATCCCGCGGTCGTTGTAGCGCTGATGGAGGCGTTGCACTGGCATGCTGACTACGGAGCTGGGGTGGTCCATGACGCTGCCGAAGCGGCCCTCCTTCTGCTACCCACGTCCCTATCGTTTGAGGTCGCGTTGATGGTCCACGATGGGTGGGGGCACCTCCTACGAGAACGTGACATGACGTTCGGGGAGCATCAGCAAGTCACCGCGGAGATGCTCACACGAATCTCCCGTCGGGTACTCGATGAATGCAACGACGGCCAAGCCGTGGATCTCGTCTTGGAGCGACTCGCTGTCGAGCGCTCGGATCCCGATCGAGATTCGACTGGCGCGAACCGCCTGATCTCGGAGATGGCTCAACAGCGACCAAGTATCCTCCCCGAGATTGCGACGAGGGCAGTGGCATCAGATGATCCAAGCCTAATCAGTCTTATTCCAACAATGATCGATATGTCGGGCAGGCTACAGCCTGAACGACTGATCCATAGCTATCGGCGCTTGGCCGAAGCCGATCACGTCGCCGTCCGCGTCTCAGCCGCTTGTGGTTTGGCGACACGCACTCGTCACGACCACCCACTCGCGCCCGACGAACTCGAGATTCTCCACAGATTGGCCAGACACGACGATCCGTCCGTGAGACTGGCGGTTGTCCACGCCGCCGCATCACTAGCCAGTTCCGACCTCGCGTCGGCCAGCAGCTTGCTCTGCAACGTTCCGTTCGCGGACTCCTCGGTGGTCTCCCACCGGGTTCTGTCGTATCTCACTTGGGAATCCGGCGAACTGACCTGGTCCGCACTCACTCCAGAGGTAAAGGAGTCGATCTTGGTCGAAGTAAGTCGGATGGTCTCCTTCGATGGCCACGAGATCGAGGAATTTCTTCGACACAGATCCGCAGAAGATCCGCGTCGGATCCTTCGGATGTTGCAAGGCCGAATTGAGTTGGCGGAGCGGGAGGACGCTCCCCTGGGATACCAACCTGTCCCGATTCTCTGGAATGACTCGCTCGACCTGCGACGCGATCCTGCCTTCTTGGAGTACCTGACGGAGGTCCTGAGTTGGATTGGTTCAGGCGAGGCTTGGCAGCGTCGGCATATGGGCAAGGAACTGTTCGCCGCGGCGGCAGGATCTTTCGATGATACGGTTCTTTCTCTGTTGCTCAAGCTCGTCCAAACCGGAACATCCGAGGATTGTGCGACAATCGCGGAAGTACTCTCAGCTGCAGCTCCCAGCATGGTCTTCGACCAGATCGATATGGTTTCAGAATTGCTCGACGCTGCTGCTCGTCTTGGCTCTCAGTCGCTACAGCGAATGAGAAGCGGCCTGTGGGCGTCCGCAGTCACCGGCACCCGATCAGGCACGGTCGGCGAGCCATTCGCTGAAGATGTTCGCATTCGTGACGAAGGAGCAGCCATTGCATCGCGGTTGTCCCCCGGCTCACATGCGGAGGCGTTTTACCGAGATCTGAGCGAGTCGGGAGCCCGAACCATCGAGCAGCAGCGCGATCGTGACGTGGTCGATTTCCGCGAATGGTAATTGTTCCTGGGTCGGCTAATTGTCACCCAGATCCATATTTTCGGCGCGTTGGTTTCACAGCTTCGCAGCTGCTTGTGCAAGTTCACCAACGTGGGCCAACCCGTCGGCCATGATGCTCTGCACGCGGATGGCGAGGTTGCAGCGTGTGGTCCGGACGAACTCATTGTTCGACCAGTCGAGGCGGTCCTCGATGAATGAGACTACTGAATCGGCCCGACGTTCATTCCGTTCTTCAAGCAAGGATAGAACACGACAAACAGGAAGTACTCGCCGGAGATGCGTGAGCGGGTGTTGCGGATGCTTGCAGTGACCTCCCGTCGCACCCGTACATGACGCGCGCCGACCGGCATGCCCTCAGGCTGCTCGGGGTGAATTCAGAGTTGTGTGATCTCAACACATCGTTCACCCATGTCCTGAGACATCCTTCGCACCCCAACACCACCAAGACGAGCACCTAGAAGCCACAGAGATCCTTCACCTAAAGTCCTAAGACATCGTTCGTCCGGCAGGCAACAGCACAAGCCCCGCCCCTCAACGCCGGACAGCACGACACCGCGAGCACGATGGCACCCGACACGTAGATACACGCGCTCGCCCCCCTGGAACGCGGCAGACTAACGACACGGTGGGATTCATGAACCGATGCGGCTGCATCAAGCGCCGGCGAAAATATCGAGAACACTGTCCGCAACGAGAAAATCACCCAGCATCGACGTGCCCCGATACGTCCGTGTGAAAACACCCCGCTGACCTCATCTCTGCATCACCAGAAAATGTGCGGGACCCACTAGAAGGCAGCCAGAAAACACGAATGTCCTGGGACATCGTTTGCACGATGTCCCAGGACATTACATTGTGGACCTCCGTAGGGAGTTTGAGAACCCTTCCCCGGTCCTGAAAACCGTGGCTTCGCG
It includes:
- a CDS encoding restriction endonuclease subunit S, which translates into the protein MNKLPFWLGEIPARWSLVKAKRVMSVVKEIPGAGLAADYDRLSLTMSGVLPRAKDDRDGLQPADFNSYQLLRPGQLVFKLIDLMNVATSRVGLSDDTGLVSPAYIVTSLGPGVDARFMHYYFHDLYSRRIFNFLGSAGVRSSLGPKDLMALPILLPPLDEQRAIADYLDQETAQIDALVAKQEEFIGLLRERRSAVRDSALTGGLNGIGVSKRTGNVWLPILPSGWRAVPTRRLLSFGPSNGVSPEAGRVGDMRSLSIGAVRDGRVKASEEVTKYVDRDSLRDVSQFLLHYGDVLIVRGNGNISMVGRAGMVGNEFTQEEYIYPDLLIRIRTTADMRPDFFVAALDTPTSRAQIELLARTTVGTFKISAADVRSIVLPCPPIDEQHAIIEHISQQTSRIDALITKAEEHIALAKERRAALITAAVTGQFDVRTARKAG
- a CDS encoding type I restriction-modification system subunit M, whose product is MSIVSALSGFVWSVADTLRGPYSESEYGSVILPFTVLRRLECVMDPHREVMAEIVAQYEGEQQRRTHLKLKTRTAENPGLSFWTTSDYTLTKALQDPDNLAENLIDYVGGFSANLDVFKSFDFENIIGTLDNRDRLSQVTRHFEGIDLSPHAVSNADMGDLFENLIYRFAESANEGAGQFYTPRDVVRLLVDLLYADDADALRGRGTVRSIYDPTVGTGGMLSVADEHLRSFSPDASTALFGQEINKRTYAICKADLLITGQDPSNVRQGDTLVVDRFEDRKFDYVLSNPPFGTDWKAVESQVKAEHARGGQGRFAPGLPAVGDAAMLFLLHVASKMRDVDETGRGGKAGIVLNGSPLFNGGAGSGPSEIRGHMLENDLVEAIVALPNDMFYNTGIATYLWILSNAKPAERKDTVQLIDATKLGTKLRKSIGSKRMEIPDARRDAIVRAFTGTPREDDVEVPVKTFHKRDFAYWTVTVERPLQLRFQCTPEAISAVAEQKTLAKVDGLAEALEAFGDEVYLNREKFDKELGRHLGDHGVRLTPAQRKKLWQTIGVHDETADYCRIQSGKNKGELDPNPDLRDTENVPFGWGEHPKTHGAFQDTVQAYFDAEVKPHVADAWIDWEKTKTGYEIPFTRHFYEYVPPRSLDEIDAELERVVGEILGLLREVEG
- a CDS encoding helix-turn-helix domain-containing protein, which translates into the protein MSDLGEVLRAARGRLGIDQSELGRRVGVGQQAVSRWESGGSRPRRPLAEKLANALNLRLADILEAAGYSSTPSAETMAIPVRPMLRTLPFHELSAERFEDACAEVLGYLHPEGHASRFGGTGEKQDGIDLLVDGELSVKGQCKRHRQFGPKQVRDAIAAVDVPAAINYLFLSRTTASAAARKEIAKVPAWQLWDGEDLSRWVRSNLFVNSPESAIRFVETYFPNHRESFLGVPEPSSWQTPDQFFATFTGTSGFNHDWALVGRSSELASLRDEIGSGVVPVSVLVGRGGIGKTRLIREVAAALEADHWQVRILPAGAVPTAHDYELLPASGNFLIVIDDAHDRNDCANVVARICDRNDSAKVLIATRPYGRPELAAQFARISMRLSDLHTVELGDLTQSAAVELAQQALGPDNEILAERLASISRDCPLVTTVGGFLIRIRSLDPMLLEQDEDIRSEVLLKFKDILVRTSGVADPEARSEVLSCIAALQPFRIGNDGFRVALESLIGRPFDRLLPHLVALEESGALLRRGDSLRIVPDLLGDVILVDAAIDRGSGTDSGFLKRVYEATTGDALTNAFVNTARVDWQIDRRIVRLSARFWDALLAEISSYASVAAYSQLLSVLKRVAQYQPSRTIKAVNEILRHPVESDEPSVSDGWHWHTTWSDVLVAIPDVLKPTAYSLDHIRDACEILWKLAQSDRRATHQHPSHPLRVLQELAGYDVSKPVAFNRTMLDMAVSWSEGTPSISPLSPIKAIVETEGHSTTFRDHALHFHPFSLNQDVVRPIRQSAMDLAFRELCHPDTWRGIAAAKFIGSAIRYPQGAFGRQVSLDERHSWDDNFVATVDGVAQAMSSADLDPAVVVALMEALHWHADYGAGVVHDAAEAALLLLPTSLSFEVALMVHDGWGHLLRERDMTFGEHQQVTAEMLTRISRRVLDECNDGQAVDLVLERLAVERSDPDRDSTGANRLISEMAQQRPSILPEIATRAVASDDPSLISLIPTMIDMSGRLQPERLIHSYRRLAEADHVAVRVSAACGLATRTRHDHPLAPDELEILHRLARHDDPSVRLAVVHAAASLASSDLASASSLLCNVPFADSSVVSHRVLSYLTWESGELTWSALTPEVKESILVEVSRMVSFDGHEIEEFLRHRSAEDPRRILRMLQGRIELAEREDAPLGYQPVPILWNDSLDLRRDPAFLEYLTEVLSWIGSGEAWQRRHMGKELFAAAAGSFDDTVLSLLLKLVQTGTSEDCATIAEVLSAAAPSMVFDQIDMVSELLDAAARLGSQSLQRMRSGLWASAVTGTRSGTVGEPFAEDVRIRDEGAAIASRLSPGSHAEAFYRDLSESGARTIEQQRDRDVVDFREW